In the Flavobacterium acetivorans genome, one interval contains:
- the secDF gene encoding protein translocase subunit SecDF: MQNKGLIKFFAILFALVSIYQLSFTFVADKVKSDAKTFAGGDPDKELKYLDSISKEKVFNLGFTDFTFNEVTDKQINKGLDLEGGINVILQISVKDVLKGLSKNSKNPVFNKSLADATANQKGNQTYIDAFFEAFEANSNGTVKLASPDIFANSSLQGEGGIDFKMTDAEAKKVIRKKVDESVDSAFGVLRERIDKFGVTQPNIQKLGETGRILVELPGAKDVDRIKRLLQSTAQLEFWETYKIEEIGNFLMAANESLKKTEIKKVETKEVVKDSLSALLSDGKDSAVAQKGNNPLFDKIIAQGGGPVLGLFSPKDTAAVNGYLKRADIKILLAADQRYAKFVWGKLMTIKDAKDKDVDAVELYALKGNRDNLAAMSGGVVTDAHDSFDQFGKPSVSMQMSAQGAKAWEELTGKAYTQKSNIAIVLDNVVYSAPGVSSGPISGGRSEISGSFDVTETKDLANVLRAGKLPAAADIVQSEVVGPSLGQEAIDNGTNSALVGLLLVSLWMMVYYGKAGWYANIALAVNLLFLFGILASLGAVLTLPGIAGIVLTMGTAVDANIIIYERAKEELRDGKSLSEAVVSSYSWTGAMRSIVDANVTHILTGAVLFIFGSGPIKGFATTLLIGIVTSLFTSIFIARIFIDRNIAGKNDLSFVTNFSKNFFKNFHLDFLKYKKWAYGFSAVVVVVSIVSLSTNGLDQGVDFVGGRTFQVRFEKPVQAEVVKEELEKVFGSAEAKVFGSDNQLKITTKYKVQEHGSEADEEVNKLLYDNLKQHYSAGLTYEKFVNAYDGKKLGIVQASKVGPTVAEDIKTNAYWAVLGSMAIVFLYLMISFRRWQYSLGAIAAIAHDVIFVLGIYSLCYKFMPFGMEIDQHFIAAILTVIGYSMNDTVIVFDRVREFLDGKTKGSFYEIVNKSINTTMSRTINTSLTMLAVLLIMFLFGGESIRGFIFAMLIGILVGTYSSLFIATPVLVDTISSVDKDLIEKQHQEAN; encoded by the coding sequence ATGCAGAATAAAGGACTTATTAAATTTTTCGCAATTCTATTTGCGTTGGTGAGTATTTACCAACTTTCATTCACTTTTGTCGCAGATAAAGTAAAAAGCGATGCAAAAACTTTTGCAGGTGGAGACCCTGATAAAGAATTGAAGTATTTAGATTCTATCAGTAAGGAAAAAGTATTCAATCTTGGATTTACAGATTTTACTTTTAATGAAGTTACTGACAAGCAAATCAACAAAGGTCTTGACTTAGAGGGAGGTATCAACGTGATACTTCAAATCTCTGTTAAAGATGTTTTGAAAGGATTATCTAAAAATTCTAAAAACCCTGTTTTTAATAAATCTTTAGCTGATGCTACTGCAAACCAAAAAGGAAATCAAACTTATATTGATGCCTTTTTTGAAGCTTTTGAAGCTAATTCAAATGGAACGGTAAAATTAGCTTCTCCAGATATCTTTGCAAATAGTAGTTTGCAGGGTGAAGGTGGAATTGATTTTAAAATGACTGATGCTGAAGCTAAAAAAGTAATCAGAAAAAAAGTTGACGAATCAGTTGATAGTGCTTTTGGAGTATTAAGAGAACGAATCGACAAATTTGGCGTGACACAACCTAACATTCAAAAATTAGGGGAAACGGGACGAATTCTTGTGGAACTTCCAGGTGCTAAAGATGTAGATAGAATCAAAAGATTATTACAAAGTACTGCTCAATTAGAGTTTTGGGAAACCTATAAAATTGAAGAAATTGGTAATTTCTTAATGGCTGCTAATGAGTCATTGAAGAAAACCGAAATAAAGAAAGTAGAGACTAAAGAAGTTGTAAAAGATTCTTTGAGTGCTTTATTGTCTGATGGTAAAGATTCTGCTGTTGCTCAAAAAGGAAACAATCCTTTGTTTGACAAAATTATTGCTCAAGGTGGTGGTCCAGTTCTAGGTCTTTTTTCACCAAAAGATACTGCAGCTGTAAATGGTTATTTGAAAAGAGCTGATATCAAAATTTTGTTAGCAGCAGATCAGCGTTATGCTAAATTTGTTTGGGGTAAATTGATGACAATCAAAGATGCTAAAGATAAAGATGTTGATGCAGTTGAATTATATGCTTTAAAAGGTAATAGAGATAACCTAGCCGCAATGAGTGGTGGTGTTGTTACTGATGCTCACGATTCATTTGATCAATTTGGAAAGCCTTCGGTTTCTATGCAAATGAGCGCGCAAGGAGCTAAAGCTTGGGAAGAATTGACAGGGAAAGCATATACTCAAAAAAGTAATATCGCTATTGTTTTGGATAATGTAGTATATTCTGCACCAGGTGTTTCTAGCGGACCTATCTCTGGAGGGAGATCTGAAATTTCAGGTTCTTTTGATGTAACTGAAACTAAAGATTTAGCTAACGTTTTAAGAGCAGGTAAATTACCAGCTGCTGCTGATATTGTTCAATCAGAAGTAGTAGGGCCATCTTTGGGTCAAGAAGCTATTGATAATGGTACTAATTCTGCATTAGTTGGATTGCTTTTAGTGTCACTTTGGATGATGGTTTATTATGGAAAAGCAGGTTGGTATGCTAATATTGCATTAGCGGTTAACTTATTGTTCTTGTTTGGAATTTTAGCCAGTTTAGGTGCTGTTCTTACATTACCGGGTATTGCTGGTATCGTATTAACTATGGGTACTGCGGTAGATGCGAATATCATTATTTATGAAAGAGCCAAGGAAGAATTGCGTGACGGTAAGTCATTGAGTGAAGCTGTGGTTTCTTCTTACAGTTGGACCGGTGCTATGCGTTCTATTGTTGATGCTAACGTAACACATATTTTGACTGGAGCGGTATTGTTTATTTTTGGTTCAGGACCAATTAAAGGTTTTGCTACTACATTATTGATCGGTATTGTTACCTCATTGTTTACCTCTATTTTTATTGCTAGAATATTTATAGATAGAAATATTGCAGGAAAGAATGATTTATCATTTGTAACTAATTTTTCTAAAAATTTCTTTAAAAACTTCCATTTGGATTTCTTGAAGTATAAAAAGTGGGCTTATGGTTTCTCTGCTGTTGTTGTAGTGGTGAGTATCGTTTCTCTTTCTACAAATGGATTGGATCAGGGTGTAGATTTTGTTGGAGGTAGAACTTTCCAAGTGCGTTTTGAAAAACCGGTACAAGCTGAAGTAGTAAAAGAAGAGTTAGAGAAAGTTTTTGGTAGCGCCGAAGCAAAAGTATTTGGAAGTGATAATCAATTAAAAATTACAACTAAATATAAAGTACAAGAACACGGAAGTGAAGCTGATGAAGAAGTAAATAAATTATTGTATGATAATTTGAAACAACATTATTCTGCTGGACTTACTTATGAAAAATTTGTAAATGCTTACGATGGAAAAAAATTAGGTATTGTACAGGCTTCTAAAGTAGGACCTACTGTTGCAGAGGATATTAAAACTAATGCTTATTGGGCGGTTCTTGGATCTATGGCAATTGTATTTTTGTATTTGATGATCAGTTTTAGAAGATGGCAATATAGTTTAGGTGCAATTGCAGCTATTGCTCACGATGTTATTTTCGTTTTAGGAATTTATTCATTATGCTATAAATTTATGCCTTTCGGAATGGAGATTGATCAGCATTTCATTGCTGCAATTCTTACCGTAATTGGTTATTCTATGAACGATACTGTAATTGTATTTGATAGGGTTCGTGAATTTCTTGATGGGAAAACCAAAGGTTCTTTTTATGAGATTGTTAATAAATCTATTAACACGACTATGTCAAGAACGATCAATACCTCTTTAACAATGCTTGCAGTATTATTGATTATGTTTCTTTTTGGAGGTGAATCTATCAGAGGGTTTATTTTCGCAATGTTGATAGGTATTCTTGTAGGAACATATTCATCTTTGTTTATCGCTACACCAGTATTGGTAGATACTATTTCAAGTGTTGATAAAGACTTAATTGAAAAACAGCATCAAGAAGCTAATTAA
- the mdh gene encoding malate dehydrogenase produces the protein MKVTIVGAGNVGATCADVISYRGIASEVVLLDIKEGFAEGKALDIMQCATNTGFNTKVSGVTNDYSKTANSNVVVITSGIPRKPGMTREELIGINAGIVKTVVENVLVHSPDAIIVVVSNPMDTMTYLALKATGLPKNRIIGMGGALDSSRFRTYLSMALDKPANDISAMVIGGHGDTTMIPLTRLASYNGIPVSQFLSGEALQKVAADTMVGGATLTGLLGTSAWYAPGASVAYLVDSILNDQKKMIACSVFVEGEYGQNDICIGVPCIIGKNGVEEILDIELNDNEKALFAKSADAVRQMNDALKSILA, from the coding sequence ATGAAAGTTACCATTGTAGGAGCAGGTAATGTTGGAGCCACTTGTGCCGATGTGATTTCTTATAGAGGAATTGCGAGTGAAGTAGTGTTATTGGATATAAAAGAAGGTTTTGCTGAGGGTAAGGCTTTGGATATCATGCAATGTGCTACTAATACGGGTTTTAATACCAAGGTTTCCGGTGTTACCAATGATTATTCTAAAACGGCCAATAGTAATGTAGTGGTTATTACTTCCGGTATTCCAAGAAAACCAGGAATGACGCGCGAAGAATTAATTGGGATTAATGCTGGGATAGTCAAAACGGTTGTCGAAAATGTATTGGTACATTCGCCTGATGCAATTATTGTAGTGGTGTCTAACCCAATGGATACGATGACTTATTTAGCCTTGAAAGCGACAGGATTGCCAAAGAACAGAATTATAGGTATGGGCGGTGCGCTTGATAGCTCTCGTTTTAGGACTTATTTGTCTATGGCTTTAGATAAGCCTGCAAATGATATTTCGGCGATGGTAATAGGAGGTCATGGAGATACTACGATGATTCCGTTAACTCGTTTGGCATCTTATAATGGTATTCCGGTTTCTCAGTTTCTTTCCGGAGAAGCTTTGCAGAAAGTAGCCGCTGATACTATGGTAGGAGGAGCTACATTGACAGGGCTTTTAGGAACTTCAGCTTGGTATGCTCCGGGAGCTTCGGTTGCTTATCTTGTAGATAGTATCTTGAATGATCAAAAGAAAATGATTGCTTGTTCTGTTTTTGTCGAAGGAGAATACGGTCAAAACGATATTTGTATTGGTGTTCCTTGCATTATTGGTAAAAATGGGGTCGAAGAAATTCTTGATATTGAGTTGAATGATAATGAAAAAGCTTTATTTGCTAAAAGCGCTGATGCTGTTAGACAAATGAATGACGCTTTGAAATCAATTTTAGCTTAG